A window of Ipomoea triloba cultivar NCNSP0323 chromosome 2, ASM357664v1 contains these coding sequences:
- the LOC116010311 gene encoding heterogeneous nuclear ribonucleoprotein 1-like gives MMESDLGKVFIGGISWDTDEECLKEYFRSYGEVVEAVIMRDRNTGRARGFGFVIFADPAVAERVVKEKHMIDGRTVEAKKAVPRDDQNMINRNNGGIQGSPGPGRTKKIFVGGLASTVTENDFKNYFDQFGTITDVVVMYDHNTQRPRGFGFITYDSEDAVERALYKTFHELNGKMVEVKRAVPKELSPGPSRSPLIGYNYGLTRPNNFLNNYAQKYNLSSIGGYGVRVDGRFSPVSSGRTGFSQFANPAYGMGMNLDPALSPSFAGGSTFGSSLGYGRVLSPYFSTNSSRYSTPIGYNMGSNRGDSLLSSPTRNMWGNGGLNTSPTANSSGSFLTSGSFGVFGNNGANWVSSISAPVGGNSSGYSGGNVGFRGEESNYGLGSGGLGRNNIAGVATASFAASNGAYEGSYGDFDRSASMYGDPTWQAVSSDLDASASFGYGLRSSGDASATSEGYVGGYSIANRGIAA, from the exons ATGATGGAGTCGGATCTCGGTAAGGTATTTATTGGTGGGATATCTTGGGACACCGATGAGGAATGTCTCAAAGAGTATTTTAGATCTTATGGAGAAGTGGTGGAGGCTGTAATCATGAGGGATCGCAATACTGGTCGTGCTCGTGGTTTTGGTTTTGTCATATTTGCTGATCCTGCAGTTGCTGAAAGAGTTGTCAAGGAGAAGCATATGATAGATGGGCGAACC GTTGAAGCAAAGAAGGCTGTACCAAGGGATGACCAAAACATGATAAATAGAAACAATGGTGGAATTCAAGGATCTCCGGGTCCTGGACGCACTAAAAAGATATTTGTAGGAGGATTAGCATCTACTGTCACTGAGAATGACTTTAAGAATTACTTTGACCAGTTTGGTACAATTACAGATGTTGTAGTGATGTATGACCACAACACTCAACGCCCGAGAGGGTTTGGATTTATAACTTATGATTCGGAGGATGCTGTGGAACGGGCATTGTATAAGACCTTTCATGAACTCAATGGTAAAATGGTTGAAGTGAAGCGTGCAGTTCCAAAAGAGCTGTCTCCAGGGCCTAGCCGGAGCCCTCTGATTGGATACAACTATGGTCTTACTAGACCCAACAATTTCCTCAACAATTACGCACAGAAGTATAATCTGAGTTCAATTGGAGGCTACGGGGTAAGGGTTGATGGTAGGTTTAGTCCAGTTTCCAGTGGTCGTACAGGGTTCTCTCAATTTGCTAATCCTGCTTATGGAATGGGTATGAATTTGGACCCAGCTTTGAGTCCTAGCTTTGCTGGTGGTTCCACCTTTGGTAGTAGCCTTGGCTATGGGCGGGTTCTGAGCCCATATTTCAGTACCAATTCAAGCAGATACAGCACTCCAATCGGATATAATATGGGCAGCAACCGTGGGGATTCACTTTTGAGCTCACCAACAAGGAACATGTGGGGAAATGGGGGCCTTAATACTTCTCCAACTGCCAATAGCTCTGGTTCATTTTTGACCTCTGGTAGCTTTGGAGTTTTTGGAAATAATGGTGCGAATTGGGTGTCATCTATTTCTGCTCCGGTTGGGGGAAATTCTTCTGGCTATAGTGGTGGGAATGTTGGATTTAGGGGCGAAGAGAGCAATTATGGGTTGGGATCCGGAGGACTTGGAAGAAATAATATAGCAGGTGTTGCCACAGCATCATTTGCTGCATCTAATGGTGCTTACGAGGGGTCTTATGGGGATTTCGATCGCAGTGCTTCGATGTACGGTGATCCAACTTGGCAAGCTGTATCTTCTGACCTGGATGCTTCTGCTTCTTTTGGATATGGACTCAGAAGTTCCGGAGATGCTTCTGCCACCTCTGAAGGTTATGTTGGAGGCTATAGTATTGCAAATAGAG GAATTGCAGCATAG
- the LOC116009858 gene encoding protein TORNADO 1, with protein MAENQNPRDLQWVMEAMKSGNLSLHSVSFYLSQPDSCCHQETESSMNIKISKQNLPQFSIFLELLTTCNGTHSSLTNLEFQQVQWEIEQVRKLGLLLQNNSGVKQLVFRRNRFSTECLSELSEIVKKNGGIKEIMLSESSIGPAGAAFLASALKFNGALEELQIWEDSIGSKGAEELSKMIEVNSTLKLLTIFDSRSITATPLISAVLARNRSMEVHVWSGENNEKTSKVVEFVPENSTLRIYRLNVSGTCRVACALGLNSTVKSLDMTGVRLKSRWAREFRWVLEQNRCLKEVTLSKTGLKDKGAVYIAAGLFKNQTLQSLYVNGNCFGGVGVEHLLCPLTRFSTLQNQANITLKSVTFGGKKTKIGRDGLAAILQMLTTNQSLTRLGIYDDESLRPEDISKIFRSLERNATLRCLSLQGCKGVDGETLLQTIMDILQVNPWLEEIDLSRTPLQSSGKTEGVYQKLHQSEKTDPEIDLLKDMAMTVPKSCRVFLCGQEHAGKNTLANAIYQQFSSPKLPYIDQVRTLVNPIEQAVSRPVGMKIKTFKDDGTKISIWNLAGQHEFYALHDLMFPGHGSASFFLIVCSLFRNPNNREQKTPNEIEEDLQYWLRFIVSNSRRALQQCMLPNVTVVLTHYDKVNQASPDLQAAVNLIQKLRDKFHGFVEFYPTLFTVDARSSASVSKLAHHIRKTSKTVLERVPQVYELCNELIQILSEWRVENHHKPAMKWKDFADICQVKVPSLRIRSRLDNTEKVEMRRRAVATCLHNIGEVIYFDELGFLILDCEWFCGEVLGQLMRLDVRKHSSIENGFISRKHLERILKSSLDSQIPGMGSKVFENLEASDLVRMMLKLELCYEQDPSDPNSPLLFPCVLEEGRGRPQKWQINAPDCIYAGRHLECDDTSHMFLTPGFFPRLQVHLHNKMIGLKSQYGATYSLEKYLISMSINGVYVRIELGGQLGYYIDVLACSTKNLTETLRLFQQLIIPSIMSLCQGFTLTESILRPECVRNLTPPRYRKTQFLAVQHLKQTLLSVPADGMYDYQHTWDAVADSGKAILREGFDFARDLLSDDDFREVLHRRYHDLYNLAVELQVPLENNPDHASNETESAVEPSFAGIAKGVEAVLQRLKIIEQEIRDVKQEIQGLRYYEHRLLLELNHKVNYLVNYNGQLQERKVPNMFYFVRTENFSRRLVTTMISGMNALRLHMLCEFRREMHVVEDQIGCEMMQVDNRAVKSLAPYMKKFMKLVTFAMKIGAHLAAGMGEMIPDLSREVAHLLDSPLLYSAAGAGTAGAAGAAMAGAAGAAAFGRGDRNRGSRDIQQDLRTAQQWVLDFLRDRRCSTGKDIAEKFGLWRVRYRDDGQIAWICRRHMHMRANEVIEVPI; from the exons ATGGCAGAAAACCAGAATCCAAGAGATCTCCAATGGGTTATGGAGGCAATGAAATCTGGCAATCTCAGCCTGCATAGTGTATCTTTCTACCTTTCCCAGCCAGATTCATGCTGTCATCAAGAAACAGAAAGTTCCATGAACATTAAGATATCCAAACAAAACCTTCCCCAATTCTCCATCTTTCTTGAACTTCTAACAACATGCAATGGCACCCACTCCTCCTTAACAAACCTGGAGTTTCAGCAGGTGCAATGGGAGATTGAGCAAGTGCGAAAGCTCGGGCTGCTTCTGCAGAACAACTCGGGCGTTAAGCAACTGGTTTTTCGAAGAAACCGGTTCAGCACAGAATGCCTATCTGAGCTATCAGAGATTGTGAAGAAGAATGGAGGGATCAAAGAAATCATGCTCTCAGAATCCAGCATTGGCCCAGCTGGGGCAGCTTTTCTCGCTTCAGCTCTCAAGTTTAATGGAGCCTTAGAAGAGTTGCAGATTTGGGAAGACTCCATTGGGTCAAAAGGTGCAGAAGAGCTCTCCAAGATGATAGAAGTGAACTCAACCTTGAAGCTACTCACAATCTTCGACTCGAGATCAATCACTGCAACGCCTCTCATTTCAGCCGTTCTAGCCAGGAACAGGAGCATGGAAGTCCACGTGTGGAGCGGGGAGAACAACGAGAAAACTTCAAAAGTGGTAGAATTCGTGCCAGAGAACAGCACGCTTAGAATTTACCGCCTCAACGTCTCAGGCACCTGCAGGGTTGCTTGTGCTTTGGGGCTAAACTCAACTGTGAAGTCACTCGACATGACAGGCGTGAGGCTCAAGTCTCGTTGGGCGAGGGAATTCCGGTGGGTTCTAGAACAGAATCGGTGCCTCAAGGAGGTGACATTGTCGAAAACAGGCCTGAAAGATAAAGGAGCTGTTTATATTGCAGCTGGGCTGTTCAAAAACCAAACCTTGCAGAGCTTATATGTTAATGGAAACTGTTTTGGAGGAGTGGGTGTCGAGCATCTACTTTGCCCGCTCACCCGCTTCTCCACCCTGCAAAATCAAGCAAACATTACTCTCAAGTCAGTAACTTTTGGAGGAAAaaagaccaaaattggtagagaTGGGCTGGCAGCAATTCTGCAGATGTTAACAACCAACCAAAGCCTTACCCGCCTCGGGAtttatgatgatgagagtttAAGGCCAGAAGATATATCCAAAATCTTCAGAAGTTTGGAGAGGAATGCTACACTTAGGTGTTTATCTCTGCAAGGCTGCAAAGGCGTCGATGGTGAAACGCTTCTGCAAACAATAATGGACATCTTACAGGTAAATCCTTGGCTCGAGGAGATTGATCTTTCAAGAACACCATTGCAGAGTTCTGGGAAAACAGAAGGAGTGTACCAGAAATTGCATCAGAGTGAAAAGACTGATCCAGAAATCGATTTGCTCAAAGACATGGCCATGACAGTTCCCAAGAGCTGTAGGGTGTTTCTCTGTGGCCAAGAACATGCTG GCAAAAATACACTGGCAAATGCAATATATCAGCAGTTTTCTTCTCCAAAGCTGCCCTACATTGACCAAGTAAGAACTCTTGTGAACCCAATTGAGCAAGCAGTTAGTAGACCTGtaggaatgaaaataaaaacattcaaaGACGACGGCACAAAGATCTCAATATGGAACCTCGCGGGACAGCATGAATTCTATGCACTCCATGACCTCATGTTTCCCGGGCATGGAAGTGCATCCTTTTTCTTAATTGTATGCAGTTTGTTCAGAAATCCTAACAACCGGGAACAAAAAACCCCGAACGAGATTGAAGAAGATCTGCAGTACTGGCTGAGGTTTATCGTGTCCAACTCGAGAAGAGCATTGCAGCAGTGCATGCTACCAAATGTGACCGTGGTGCTTACACACTACGACAAAGTCAATCAGGCTTCACCAGACCTACAGGCCGCTGTGAATTTAATTCAAAAGCTAAGAGATAAGTTTCATGGTTTTGTTGAGTTCTACCCGACTTTATTCACTGTCGATGCAAGATCATCTGCATCGGTGAGTAAACTAGCCCATCACATCAGGAAAACGAGCAAGACAGTTCTCGAAAGGGTTCCACAAGTTTACGAGCTCTGCAATGAACTCATTCAAATTCTATCAGAGTGGAGAGTGGAGAATCACCACAAGCCAGCAATGAAGTGGAAGGACTTTGCAGATATATGCCAAGTCAAGGTTCCATCTCTAAGAATTCGTTCGAGACTTGATAATACAGAGAAGGTAGAAATGAGGAGAAGGGCGGTGGCTACTTGTCTTCATAACATAGGGGAGGTTATTTACTTCGATGAACTCGGGTTCCTAATCCTGGATTGTGAGTGGTTTTGTGGTGAGGTACTTGGTCAGCTAATGAGATTAGATGTCAGAAAGCATAGTTCAATTGAAAACGGTTTTATCAGCCGAAAACATCTAGAGAGAATTCTTAAAAGTAGCTTAGATAGCCAGATTCCCGGGATGGGATCCAAGGTTTTCGAGAACCTGGAAGCCAGTGATCTCGTGAGAATGATGCTGAAACTAGAACTGTGCTATGAACAAGACCCCTCAGATCCCAATTCACCGTTACTATTCCCATGTGTTCTTGAAGAAGGGAGAGGAAGACCACAAAAGTGGCAGATAAACGCACCTGACTGCATTTATGCAGGAAGACACCTCGAGTGTGATGACACAAGCCATATGTTCCTAACGCCAGGCTTCTTTCCCCGCTTACAG gtacacttgcaCAACAAAATGATAGGATTGAAGAGTCAATATGGAGCAACATACAGCCTCGAGAAGTACCTGATTTCAATGAGCATAAACGGCGTCTATGTGCGCATAGAGCTTGGAGGTCAACTGGGATACTACATCGATGTGCTTGCTTGCTCCACGAAGAACCTAACAGAAACTCTCAGACTCTTTCAGCAGCTCATAATACCGTCAATTATGAGCTTATGTCAAGGCTTCACGTTAACAGAAAGCATCCTTCGACCAGAATGTGTCAGAAACCTGACACCCCCCAGATACAGAAAAACGCAATTTCTGGCTGTTCAACATTTGAAGCAGACGTTGCTCTCGGTTCCTGCTGATGGTATGTATGATTATCAACACACGTGGGACGCAGTGGCTGATTCTGGGAAGGCCATATTAAGAGAAGGCTTTGATTTTGCTCGAGACCTCTTATCAGATGATGATTTTCGGGAAGTACTTCACCGCAGGTACCATGACCTGTACAATCTTGCTGTGGAGCTTCAAGTCCCACTGGAAAACAACCCGGATCATGCCAGTAATGAAACTGAAAGCGCGGTTGAGCCTTCTTTTGCTGGGATTGCCAAGGGCGTTGAAGCTGTTCTGCAAAGACTAAAGATCATTGAACAAGAAATCAGGGATGTAAAGCAGGAAATTCAAGGGCTCAGATACTATGAACACAGGCTCCTGCTCGAGCTGAACCACAAAGTGAACTATTTAGTGAACTATAACGGCCAACTTCAAGAAAGAAAAGTACCAAATATGTTCTACTTTGTGAGGACTGAGAACTTCTCACGGAGATTGGTTACCACCATGATCTCGGGCATGAATGCTCTTAGACTGCACATGTTATGTGAATTCCGGAGAGAAATGCATGTAGTCGAAGATCAGATTGGCTGTGAAATGATGCAGGTTGACAACCGGGCAGTGAAGAGCCTGGCACCCTACATGAAAAAGTTCATGAAACTCGTCACTTTTGCTATGAAAATCGGAGCACATTTAGCAGCAGGGATGGGAGAAATGATACCAGATTTGAGCAGGGAAGTCGCCCACCTACTCGACTCTCCACTTCTCTATAGCGCAGCAGGTGCAGGCACAGCTGGAGCAGCGGGTGCAGCCATGGCTGGAGCAGCAGGCGCTGCTGCATTTGGACGAGGTGACAGGAACCGGGGATCAAGGGACATTCAGCAAGATCTCAGAACAGCACAGCAGTGGGTTTTAGACTTCTTAAGGGACCGGAGATGCTCTACTGGAAAAGATATTGCAGAGAAGTTTGGATTGTGGCGAGTTAGATACCGAGATGATGGCCAAATCGCGTGGATCTGTAGAAGGCACATGCACATGAGAGCAAATGAAGTAATTGAAGTACCAATTTGA
- the LOC116010747 gene encoding probable inactive receptor kinase At3g08680, with the protein MQRGERKLLTSDNASNSESKQFKFKPIWAVGIVAVLGVVFLLVFTVYLYKKSAKEKKILRALANSPEKSPLPVPQITEEKVEENGDREKQSELVFFVGEEEQFTMDELLEATADLRKQGVASSLYKVVMKGKYVFAVKRLKKIKASFHKFGQTMRKIGNLNHPNILPLVGYYSATEEKLLIYRYQNNGSLLTLLEGYVEGKRTFPGKQRLTIAMGIARGLDFIYRMSDEESDNIVPHGNIKLSNILVNENEEPLVSEFGYMKFLEPSTASLFDSNGYTAPEKKLTEQADVYSFGVVLLELLTGKIVEKSGLDLPKWVKSMVREEWTGEVFDKEVGRFEAFAFPMLNIALKCVERKADDRPSIAEVLDKIEEIVNVVEDISPLSATSYESTPP; encoded by the exons ATGCAGAGAGGAGAAAGGAAGCTCTTAACATCTGATAATGCAAGTAATTCTGAATCAAAGCAATTCAAGTTTAAACCAATATGGGCAGTTGGGATTGTTGCAGTTCTTGGAGTTGTGTTTCTCTTAGTGTTTACAGTCTACCTGTACAAGAAATCtgcaaaggagaagaagattctAAGGGCTTTAGCCAATTCTCCTGAGAAAAGTCCCTTGCCAGTGCCACAGATCACAGAGGAGAAAGTAGAGGAAAATGGGGACAGAGAGAAGCAATCAGAGCTGGTGTTTTTTGTGGGGGAAGAGGAGCAGTTTACAATGGATGAACTTCTTGAAGCCACGGCTGATCTGCGAAAGCAGGGCGTTGCCAGCAGCCTTTACAAGGTTGTGATGAAAGGAAAGTATGTGTTTGCTGTGAAGAgattgaagaaaatcaaagcCTCATTTCACAAGTTTGGGCAGACAATGAGGAAGATTGGCAACTTGAACCACCCTAACATACTCCCTCTTGTTGGCTACTATTCTGCCACTGAAGAAAAACTTCTGATTTACAGATATCAGAACAATGGCAGTCTCCTCACCCTTCTAGAAG GCTATGTGGAAGGCAAGAGGACATTCCCAGGGAAACAAAGGCTAACCATAGCAATGGGAATAGCAAGGGGATTGGATTTCATATACAGAATGTCTGATGAGGAAAGTGACAACATTGTTCCCCATGGCAACATAAAGCTCTCAAACATCCTAGTGAACGAAAACGAGGAGCCATTGGTAAGCGAATTCGGGTACATGAAGTTCCTGGAGCCAAGCACAGCCAGCCTGTTTGACAGCAACGGATACACAGCCCCGGAGAAAAAATTGACAGAACAGGCCGATGTGTACAGCTTCGGGGTAGTCCTGCTCGAGTTGCTGACAGGGAAAATCGTGGAGAAGAGCGGATTAGACCTGCCAAAATGGGTGAAATCCATGGTGAGGGAAGAGTGGACTGGGGAGGTGTTTGATAAGGAAGTTGGGAGGTTTGAGGCATTTGCTTTCCCTATGCTCAATATTGCCCTCAAATGTGTGGAAAGGAAGGCTGATGACAGACCAAGCATTGCAGAGGTTTTGGACAagattgaggaaattgttaatGTTGTTGAAGATATTTCTCCTTTGTCTGCCACTTCCTATGAATCCACCCCTCCATAA
- the LOC116009859 gene encoding uncharacterized protein LOC116009859 — MDSPQSVVSPYKESTFLTQPEKQKIDFLKDTGDLSRGISARKGDNFIGVLDVYVHQARDIHNICIYHKQDVYAKLCLTSDPESALPTKIINGGGQNPVFNDNLQLNVRTTECSLKCEIWMMSRVRNYLEDQLLGFALVPLSKVLVENGKLEDEFPLSSTDLFHSPAGFVKLSLSYSGESPEVISIPVLPASTATNKTLQDTQVPEFLPCELEKIEFPDPKIVCENDLMVSEYYGIQSTNLETQSSDSLVSSDTENQPSSELDVHVEETLPAGPADSHHYKKHDSPPSSVSTNESPLASLPASSQSSATPEGSKFPNDEHVSPPKECPEEKKLDGLDTEINAFTKPLVTVNIEPEPKVVQQDIVDMYMKSMQQFTESLAKMKLPLDIDSEPTSSGNSTSEKSQTPKSAGQRVFYGSRAFF, encoded by the coding sequence ATGGATTCACCTCAATCTGTTGTGTCACCATACAAGGAATCCACTTTTTTAACTCAACCTGAGAAGCAGAAGATTGACTTCTTAAAGGACACTGGTGATCTATCCAGGGGAATTTCTGCTCGAAAAGGGGATAATTTCATTGGTGTTCTAGATGTCTATGTACACCAGGCTAGGGACATTCATAATATCTGCATATATCACAAGCAAGATGTTTATGCTAAGCTTTGCCTGACGAGTGATCCCGAAAGTGCACTCCCCACAAAAATTATTAACGGTGGTGGGCAAAATCCAGTTTTCAATGACAATCTTCAGCTGAATGTCCGTACCACTGAATGTTCTCTCAAGTGTGAGATATGGATGATGAGCAGAGTGAGGAATTATTTGGAAGATCAATTGCTTGGCTTTGCTTTAGTTCCTCTGTCCAAGGTTCTCGTTGAGAATGGGAAGTTGGAAGACGAGTTCCCTCTCTCATCAACCGATCTTTTCCATTCCCCTGCAGGATTTGTAAAGTTGTCCCTCTCGTACAGTGGGGAGTCGCCAGAAGTCATTTCCATTCCAGTTCTGCCCGCATCTACAGCGACTAACAAAACTCTGCAGGACACTCAAGTTCCCGAGTTCTTACCTTGTGAGTTGGAAAAAATTGAGTTTCCAGATCCTAAAATAGTGTGTGAAAATGATTTGATGGTTTCTGAGTATTATGGCATTCAAAGTACGAATCTAGAAACCCAGAGCTCAGATAGCTTGGTCTCTTCCGACACTGAGAATCAGCCCAGTTCAGAGTTAGATGTTCATGTCGAGGAGACTCTTCCAGCTGGACCTGCTGATTCCCACCATTATAAAAAGCACGATTCCCCGCCAAGCAGTGTGTCAACCAACGAGTCCCCATTGGCTTCACTTCCTGCAAGTTCTCAGTCTTCTGCAACTCCAGAAGGTTCGAAGTTTCCAAATGACGAGCACGTTTCACCCCCTAAGGAATGCCCCGAAGAGAAGAAGTTAGATGGTCTCGATACTGAAATCAATGCATTTACGAAGCCACTTGTCACAGTAAACATCGAGCCAGAGCCAAAGGTGGTGCAGCAGGACATTGTGGATATGTACATGAAAAGCATGCAGCAATTCACCGAGTCATTGGCAAAGATGAAGCTTCCACTAGACATCGATAGTGAACCAACCAGTTCCGGGAATTCAACTTCAGAGAAATCTCAAACTCCGAAGAGTGCAGGCCAGCGAGTGTTTTATGGGAGCAGGGCTTTCTTCTGA
- the LOC116010368 gene encoding probable WRKY transcription factor 20, with amino-acid sequence MLLFTVSPPSLPPTTFTFSPESSMEDSQSHSHSHSQSHAQHHSGEDLDALQSSRVIHAADGSSDASDAVFSRGVAGSNCGARYKLMSPAKLPIARSAGITIPPGLSPTSFLESPVLLSNIKAEPSPTTGSFSNLHLMQGSGGSAAFSFPDSRAFSQRKSSNFEFKFPIGSSSTSASTSIEPMTSAGLNQQQSETQRQVQNQFISQSLATSSVVESSIPTSNELNLSSAVALHTASVGTDAIESDDLNQRGKAVNADQSSVTAERSSDDEYNWRKYGQKLVKGSEFPRSYYKCTYPNCEVKKIFERSPDGKITEIVYKGSHDHPKPQPSRRFTPGAMMPIQEDKFEKESFFNGQEDKFNSIAQTGLPEPSGIPILSPQRVGDDIHEGATLLLQGTNDDTDEDDPFSKRRKMDGCVDITPVVKPIREPRVVVQTVSEVDILDDGYRWRKYGQKVVRGNPNPRSYYKCTNAGCPVRKHVERASHDPKAVITTYEGKHNHDLPAARTSSHEMASTAPESGISRVRPEENDVISLDLGVGIGYGTENRTNDQLHSLAPETVPTQVLASGGGMMAVQAPAIVRYGIVNGGINRFGSRENHVQAPGFETLPLQSSNQCPQTLGRILMGP; translated from the exons ATGCTCCTTTTCACCGTCTctcctccctccctccctcccacCACCTTCACCTTCTCACCTGAATCCTCAATGGAAGATTCTCAGTCCCACTCCCACTCTCACTCTCAGTCTCACGCGCAGCACCACTCCGGTGAAGACCTCGATGCTCTCCAGAGCAGTCGTGTGATTCACGCCGCTGATGGAAGCTCCGATGCCTCCGACGCCGTGTTCTCTCGCGGCGTCGCCGGATCCAACTGCGGCGCTAGGTACAAGCTCATGTCTCCGGCGAAGCTCCCGATCGCGAGGTCCGCCGGTATTACCATCCCCCCTGGATTGAGTCCGACTTCGTTCCTCGAATCTCCTGTTCTTCTCTCTAACATCAAA GCAGAGCCTTCTCCCACCACAGGATCTTTCTCAAATCTTCATTTGATGCAAGGCTCTGGTGGCTCTGCTGCATTTTCATTTCCGGATAGCAGAGCTTTTAGTCAAAGAAAGTCGAGCAACTTTGAGTTTAAGTTTCCCATTGGATCAAGTTCTACATCTGCATCAACATCAATAGAACCTATG ACATCTGCAGGCTTGAACCAGCAGCAAAGTGAAACTCAGAGACAAGTTCAAAATCAATTCATTTCTCAGTCATTGGCCACTTCATCTGTGGTTGAATCTTCAATTCCTACATCAAATGAATTGAACTTATCTTCAGCTGTTGCACTGCATACTGCGTCTGTTGGTACTGATGCAATTGAGTCTGATGACCTAAATCAGAGGGGGAAAGCAGTGAATGCTGATCAGTCTTCTGTCACAGCTGAAAGATCATCAGATGATGAGTATAACTGGCGAAAGTATGGCCAGAAACTTGTAAAAGGAAGTGAATTTCCACGGAGCTATTACAAGTGTACATATCCAAATTGTGAAGTGAAAAAGATATTTGAACGCTCTCCTGATGGAAAAATAACAGAGATTGTATACAAGGGTTCACATGATCATCCTAAACCCCAACCCAGTCGTAGATTTACTCCTGGTGCAATGATGCCCATCCAAGAAGATAAATTTGAGAAAGAATCATTTTTCAATGGTCAAGAAG ATAAGTTCAACTCCATTGCCCAGACTGGTCTTCCAGAACCAAGTGGGATCCCTATTCTTTCACCTCAACGAGTAGGTGATGATATCCATGAAGGTGCAACTTTACTACTGCAGGGTACTAATGATGACACTGATGAGGATGATCCATTTTCAAAAAGAAG GAAGATGGATGGCTGTGTTGATATCACACCAGTGGTTAAGCCTATCCGTGAACCACGTGTTGTTGTTCAAACTGTGAGTGAGGTTGATATATTGGATGATGGCTATCGGTGGCGTAAATATGGACAAAAAGTTGTCAGGGGGAATCCAAATCCCAG GAGCTATTACAAGTGCACTAATGCTGGATGCCCAGTCAGAAAACATGTTGAAAGGGCTTCCCATGATCCCAAAGCTGTTATAACCACATATGAGGGAAAGCACAATCATGACTTACCAGCAGCCAGGACTAGCAGTCATGAAATGGCAAGCACAGCACCCGAAAGTGGAATATCCAGAGTCAGGCCAGAAGAGAATGACGTGATTAGCCTTGATCTAGGGGTTGGTATTGGCTATGGCACTGAGAACAGGACCAATGACCAGCTTCATTCACTGGCTCCAGAAACTGTCCCAACTCAAGTTCTAGCTTCAGGTGGTGGAATGATGGCAGTTCAAGCACCAGCTATTGTGCGCTATGGTATTGTAAATGGTGGTATCAACCGATTCGGGTCTAGGGAAAATCATGTTCAAGCACCTGGCTTTGAGACTCTACCTTTACAATCGTCCAACCAATGCCCTCAAACCCTTGGGCGAATACTTATGGGCCCATAA